The genomic segment CAAATTGAGAATATGCCCGCACTTGTAACAAAAGAGCCGGACTGGTCTATGGTGGAAAAAGCAGAAAATCTCTTGCTGCAATCCGGTGCTACCATTATTCATTCCGAATCAGACAGAGCCTTTTACAGACTTTCGAGCGATAGTATTCACCTGCCGCCCAAAGCGCAATTCAAATCCGCCGCCCATTACTATGCCACGGCTCTACATGAACTCGGCCACTGGAGCGGCCACCCTTCAAGACTTGATCGGGATCTGGGGCATCCTTTTGGTTCAGAGGCTTATGCCAAGGAAGAACTGAGGGCTGAAATCGCCAGCATGCTCATGGGGGCAGAACTCGGCATTGGTCACGACCCTTCGCAACATACTGCTTATATCAAGTCATGGATTCGTGTTTTGGAGGATGATCCCCTCGAAATTTTCAGAGCCTCTGCGGACGCGGAAAAGATATTCAATCACATCTGTGCTCTTGATCAAGTTCAGGAAATCCATCAGGCACAGCCCATAGAAACCAGGGAGGACAGTACCATTGTGAGATCAGATATGAAAAATGAACAACTCACCACTGAAAAGACCTGGCTAAGTATTCCCTTCAAAGAAAAAGAAGTAGCCAAAGCCCAGACAGGCAAACTGCCTGATGGCACATCAGCCATTGCTTGGGATAAAGCCCGGAAATGCTGGTACGCAAACCCCGGTGTTCCTTTAGATAAAATCAAGACATGGCTGCCAAACTCTCAGGCGTTAGCCCAAGACGAAGCCATCTCGCCAGAAGATGAATTCAAAGAAGCACTGATTGGTATGGGTGCAATGGTCTCAGGCAAGCCCCCTGTCATGGATGGCAAGCCGCATAGAATTGAAATGGACGGAGACAAGCAAGGTGAAAAAGCCGGATTCTATGTGGCGCATTTAGACGGTATCCCCGCTGGCTACATCAAAAACAACCGCACGGGTGTTGAGCTGAAATGGAAAAGCAAAGGTTATGTCTTAACCGATGAACAAAAGTCAGCCCTTAAATCCAACGCTTTGCAAAATCAAAAAAATCGCGAGCTTGAGATTGAAGACCTTCAAAGAAGCACGGCGGTCAAGCTCAGAGAAAAGCTGTCCCTGATGAATGAGTTAACCGAGCCAACCCCTTATCTAAAAGCAAAAGGGATTCAGGTTCATTCTGGCGTTTATACGGATGAAGACAAGCACTTAACCTGCATTCCTGCTACTGATATTGAGGGCAACCTATGGACAGTTCAGTATATTGACGAGGATGGCACCAAACGCTTTGCCAAAAACGCAAGAAAAGAAGGCTGTTTTCATGTCTTGGGTGGACTGGATAAACTCGCCAATGCCCCTGTGATCGTCATTGCCGAAGGCTACGCCACGGCGGCAACGATTAAAGAGGCAACAGAGCTGCCAGCCGTTGTTTCAGCCTTTGACTCAGGTAATCTTAAGTCCGTCGCCAAAGCCTTGCATGAAAAATACCCTCATATCCCGATGATGATTGCTGCCGATGACGACAAACATATTGAGCAAAGCAATGGCATGAACCCGGGCAAAGAAAAGGCCACAGAAGCCGCCAAGGCCGTCAATGGCCTGATTATCCTGCCAATCTTTGCGCCCAATGAACAGTCTGAAAACCCCAGGAAATTTAGCGATTTTAATGACATGGCCAAGAATAGTCGCCTGGGCGTGGAGGGTGTTAAGCGACAGTTTAAGTCGAAAATGGAAACGCTCACAAAAAAACATAATCTATTGCGCTACTCTTTAGGGGGTAATGTGCTACATGCTCGGTATAATTGATCATTGTCATTTATAAAATAATACATCTTCAACACTTGACCTTGCCCTAAGGTCAATCTTTATAATGATTCCAATTTACTGGAGTTATTTATGATTTATAAAATTAAACAGCTGGCAGAAATGTCGTCTGTCAGCACTAAAACGTTAAGGTATTATGACAAAATTGGATTGCTTAAGCCCGCATATTGTGCGAAAAATGGTTATCGATTCTATACGAATGATCAACTATTAATGTTGCAGCAAATTTTATTTTTCCGTGAAATTGGTTTTAAGCTTAAGGATATAGGGGAAGTAATTAACTCTACGGAATTTGATAAGATTAGCGCACTTAAAATACACAAAAAAAATATAATTAAATCCATATTAAAATCCAGGGCTCTTATTGAAACAATTGATAAAACAATTGGTTATCTAAACAGTGAAATCACCTTAAAAGAAAATGAATTATACATGGGCTTTGAACACGAGCAGCAAAAATCAATGGTAACTTATCTAAGTAGAAAAATGGGTGAAAATGCCAATAATATAATTGAGCAATGTAAAAATAATGTTAAAGAGCTGAATGCGAATGATTTGAATGTCATGCAAGAAGAAACCGGGATTTGGTGCCAGGCATTTAGAGATGCAATACGGGCAGGTCTTTTACCAGATTCTGTTCAAGTGCAGGCACTTGTAGATCAATATTATCAATTGAGAGTTAAACGATTTTGCAATGCGTCAAAGGATGACTTTATTGGAATGATAAAGGCTGAAATCAGTCATCCTGAGTATGAAAAGCAATACGCACTTGTTCATAAAGACTTTGCAAGCTACTTTCTTAAATCGGTCATTACATACGCTAATAATAACCTATAGGAGATAAACCATGATGTACGGGGAATTATGCACACAATTTTACGACGCAGATAAGGAGTTCGCACAGAGCAATGAATTGCAATTATATCAGGATTTGTTTGGTAAAAATGATGTGCTATTTGAGCCCATGTGCGGTTCAGGAAGGTTACTAATCCCATTAATGCAACTTGGATATACTGTGCACGGTTTGGATAATTCGCCATCAATGTTAGCAAGTTGCAGACATCGAGCAGAGAAATTAAATCTCATCCCAATTTTAACCGAGGGGACGCTTGAAGATTTCTCAAACAATACAAAATTTAATGGTATTGTTATTCCACTTGGCTCATACCAATTATTTTATCCACGAGAACATGCATACAAGGCCTTACAGATATTTCATAACCTTTTGTTTCCAGGAGGTAAATTGGTAATGGATTTATTTATTCCATGGGAGGCTATGTTTGAGAACGCAGAGCTTGATACCAGCGCAAGAAAAGTCCAACTACATCAAGGGGAAATCATTGAAATTTATAATGAGACAAGCGCCAATAAATTTGAACAGCATTTGTTGAGCAAAACACAGTACAAGAAATATTCAAATGATACATGTCTTTTGGAAGAAAATGAGCAAATGGATATATTATGGTACTATCCTTTTGAAATGAGGCTCATGTTGGAAAAATATGACTTTAAAAACATCAAATTTGTGACCCGGTATCTTAATGGTGGAGATCATCTGACATTTATTGCTGAGGTATAATGTGTTCCGTGAGTTTTCGGCAAACGTGCGTGACTATGTAAGCTGCGAGCGACTACCCTGTAGCCTTTAAATTTCCATTTTTTGGAGGCTATTGATGAATCTCCCGACAACATCAACCCTGTTGACCCTTGAAGAAGTCAAAGAACATTTTGAGCACTGGCGCAAAACCCAAACCCGGCAAGGCTAACTCGTTATGTTAAATTTATCAATAGGTTGTCAGGAATATGCGCATAATATTTTGATTAGGGGCGGGGTTGGTTATATAGCCGAAAAGTCACCCTTTACGGGTATGATAATTAATTTTTTAAATACATATTGCTGTCTGTATGTTGGATTGTATGTGAGGTTAATTGTGGGAAAATATGTTTTATATAAAATAGTGCTTGTTGGTGAGTCGAGGTCCGGAAAAACTGCCTTGCGGTTGAGATATATTGATCAGAGGTTTACTGACGCTTACATGCGCACAATAGGCTTGGATTTTTCACAAAAAACCAGGGCTGACGATGAATGTGAAATAACACTTGCTATCTGGGATATCGACGGAGATAACCGAGAGCACCTGATTACAAGAGGTGTTTCCCGGGGCTGTCATGGCCTCATTGTCAATTTTGATTTGAGTAGCCTTGATTCGTTCCAACGTCTTGAGCAATACATGGAAAGGGCCGTAAAACCCAACTACCCGGAAAATGCCACGATCATGCTGGCCGCCAATAAATCGGATTTGGATCCTGCAGTTGACAAGGAAGCCATTTCGCAGTTCGTGCAGGAATGGAACCAGAAGAATCCGACACATCAGATACGACGGTTTTTTGCAACCAGCGCGAAAAAGAATACCGATGTGACCGAGCTTTTCGATGAGACTGTGTTGGAAATTTTGCGTTCCAGCCACTCGAAAGCACCGGACGAAATGGCTTCCCTTGCGCCTGACTTGAAAACTCAATTTAAACAGGCATATGAAGCGAAGCTGGAGTCAGACCGCGGCAAACTTTGCGGCCTTTTTCGGTTTTTTGCAAAATCGCGAATAGAAGATCGATTGGACAACATGAGTCTTTCCGATATACTTCGTCATGCAAAAAGTGCAAATAACAGAAGCCGTGCCGTATGTGTGGCACTGGGCTGGCTGACCCCACAGGGGCATTTGGCGAGCAGTCTGCCTGAAGCGGCTTCTGAAGAACTTGAGAATGCCGAATCGCAAAATCGGCTTGCCAATTTACGCGCAAAATATCAGCTGAATTAAGTGAAAACTGGTAGGTAACAGGATCACAGCAATGTGGAGTGGCTACTCGACTTCTACTCACCCACGACCCCTCTATGGTTAATAACGGAGGAAGTCAAGGTACGTGTGCAAATGGGTCACTTCACTTTTATCCATGGTGACCTTGTCCGGAATGCCATTTGAGCCAATCGCTTTCTCAAAAAAAGCCCGTGCTGCTGGCTCATCACGTTTTTCTGATAGCATGAAATCAACGGTATTACCTTCCTTATCAACGGCACGGTACAAGTACACCCATTGGCCTTTAACATTAATATATGTCTCATCCATGCGCCATGAAATCCCAACAGGGCTCTTATGGCGCTTGCGGAATTCATCCTCCAGTTGAGGAGCACCATCAATCACCCAGCGATTGATGGTGGAATGATCTACTTTTAACCCGAGTTCCAGAGCCAACTCCTCAATATCACGGTAACTCAATGCATACGCCAGGTACCATCTGATCAGCATCAATATGATATCCTGCTTAAAATGCCTCCACTTGAAACTGAGCATCGTTGAGAGCTCCCATGACATAATACGGATATTATCCCGGCTGACAACTTTTTGCGACAGAACCGGCCTTGGGTATATGGGCAAATTCGAAAAAGCGCCTTTGTCTTTCCTATAAACGGGTGCAAGTGATCCGGTGAAGCCTTCCCTCTATTCGAACTGTCGTCGGTAAAATAATTTCGCCAGTTTTCGCTGATTCCTGCGTATTGCAGCATTAATAATCGCTCGAGGAATCTTTTTTTATACCTGCCCTTCATCTTCCAGCTGATGGCCTCGCCAATAGGCAGTCTATCTTTGTTAGCGATGAGCTCCTCGAGAGGGAAAGTTGCAAAACTAAATTCGATATCGTTTTCTTTGGCATGCTCCTCTATGAGCGTTATGGCCTTGCGGACCACCGGACACCCGGCACCGTCTTTAGTCTTTCCACCACAACATCAAAGCCAAGAGAGGGATGCCAATCTGCGTTGCTATGGCGACGGTGATGGCGGCCAGAAAATCCCAAGGAATGAGACTTTGTTTTTTCGGCCTCCAGCTCCAGACAACATAAAACATAAATAGATAGATGAAAAAGGAGAAGTAGATTAATGAGGAGTAGGCAGGTTGCGTGCTGCAATAAGCCAATATAAAGAATATAGCAGCGCCTGCACTACTAATAAGTAAGCCCGACCGACTCGTTGCTCTGACATATCCAACAAAGCCAAAGAATATATAAAGTATCCCTGCCACAGTGTTCCATCCAGTTTGGCAGTCAAAAAAGTCAAAACAGTCAAAATAAGACCCGGTCAACCACATTCCCAGGCATCCTAATACAAAACCAACGATGATAATGGCAATCAATTGTCTACCCTTTTTATTAATACGCCCTTTCAACCGCGAAGTGCAACAGCGGTTATAAAATGAACATGAACTAGAGTGAGTCACGTGAAGTTGATAGTCTCAAAGGTGCGAACCAAAGGAGATTATCATGGCAGCAGGCTACCATCACGTGACTCGAGACATAAGGTGTCAGATTTACGCTCTGAAATCAATGGGGCAATCACTGAGCAAAATTGCCTTGGCCGTTGGACGTGACAAGTCAACGATTAGTCGTGAAATATCACGTAATACAGGCGGACAGGGCTATCGTTATAAGCAATCTGACGAGAAAGCAAAAGCGCGTCGTAGTGACGCCAGCCAGGCACCGAAAAAGCTAACGAAAGAGATGCAGAGCACCATCAGGGAAAAACTGCTTGAGGACTGGAGTCCTGATCAGATTTCAGGCCGATTAAAGCTTGAAGGTAAGGCGATAAGCCATGAAACCATCTACCAATTTGTCTGGCGCGACAAACGCCGGCGGCAAGCTGTATAAGCATTTACGGCATCGAGGCAAGCGCTACAACAAACGCTCAGCGTGCCGCTCAGTTTTTCCTGATAGGTAACGGGGTCCAGAATCTCAATAAAGAGTTTTGCCGTGTTGTCACGGTGAATGCATTACCCTGCTTTCTACAAAAAAACCAATTTTTGACAAAGATGGCAATATTGCTGGAATCATGGGCAACACCATTGATATCACGTACTTAAAAAAAATAGAAGCGGAGCTGATAGAAGCAAAAAATGCTGCCGAGGTGCCTATTCCGACGAAGTGGATCAGAAATTCCGAAGGAAGTGGATCACTGATTCCGACGCATCTGGATCACTAATTCCGAACGATGTGGATCGCTAGGAGCGAAGCGACGCCTATATTAGTTGAATTAGTTTATTTAACCCATGGCAGTTACACAGAATAATTTACAGGGTCGTATTTTCACAACTTGTCTGGGGTTTCTTTTTATGACAATTTCCGTCTTACTCGAAAAATGTTCCGTCGCACATGGTAATCAGGTTTGAGTCTTTGCCGCTCCAGCTTATCATGTGCATGATCCGACAATAACACTTCACTTCCTCTGGAGAACTGAACCACATCGAGTTGGGACAGGTCTCGCAAGCTGTTTTGATTTTCGGCCGGCGTGCCGCTTTGAGTGCGGTGAGGGTTGGGCTTTGTTCCTGTTTTTCCCTGCTTTCCTCGCTCTCCCGGTTTAGCAACTCCATCGTTGCCAACAACTCCTCTTCCATGACCATATCGGTTTCGTCTTGCATGTTCATAATTTGCCTCCTGTTTCAGTTTGGTACGTTGGGTTTCTATATCCGGATCAACAAAAGTAATTGGGAGGTTATGTTGAATCACAATTTGCAGGATTATTTTTTTAAAAAGCGGCGAGCCATTTACACGAATACAATTGCCATATCGCTGCTGCGCCATCTCCAGCGCTTTTATTAATGTGTCAATCGAACCGCCTTTGGAAATTTTGATCTCATGGCCGTTATTTCGAATAACAGCCTTATCGATTTTGTATATTTCCGTGCCTTCCTTAGTAATTGAGTCAATGAAATTGATATCGACTGGAGACTTATCTGCTCTGTTCCCCGACAGGGAATATTTATCTTTGTTTTTTCGATTCTGAAAACGTAGTGCGGTTAAAGCATCCTGGTCACCATTCTCTGCCTTGTATCTTAGCCAATCAGCCCAGGTTCGATTCTGATGCCCGTCAATCTGGTTTTGGCGTTGGTTGGAATAGTTGTTACGGATTTTCTCAATCTCAGCGAGGAGCGTCTTGCTGATTTGCGTATAGAGATATTTTTTCTGCATGACCGGCATTTTCATTAACTTCAAGGCTTTTCTTTTTAATCGGGCTCGGCTTTTGGCTATTTCAATGGCGGATGCCTTGGCTGTCCGCAGTTTTTTGAGTTTATCGGTGAGGATGATTTTGTTCTTAAGCCTTTCATCACGATATCGGGCATACATCTCGGAATTGGACAAGCTCTTGTTAAGTGGTTCATAGCGATAAGTATTTGTTGAATTGGATTCGCTCTGAAATGAGGAAGGTATAAATTTCCCCAATTTGGACAACAAGTTCTTTTTTGAGAAAGTCCGGGAAACAGAGCTGGCTTTAATCATCAACCCTTTCTTGTCACAGAAAACAAATCCATTGGCTCGGAGTTTAATGGACAACCCATGCGCTGCCAGGGTCTGGTGAAGACCATTCCAGCTGTTGGTCGCCTCTATTTGATCCTTGCAATGGCGTTTCATCCAGTTAATCAGGCTTTCAATACCGGAATGCTGCTCCATGTCATCGGCTAAATTTTCAGACCGTCCTTTTCGTGTTTGATGATTGGTTATTACCAGTCCATACTCAATTTCCAATCGAGTTGCCACCTCCGCAAAGGTTTTATAGGCCCTGTATGGCTCAATCATATTGAGGGTTTTGGGGTGGATTTTATTGATGGCGACATGGATATGAAGGTTATCCGTGTCATGATGGACGGTGCTGATTCTTTGGTGATCTTTAAATCCAACAGAAGATACAACCTGCTCTTCGATGACGTTTAACAGTTTATCAGACAGAACTTCCCCTACGGCAAAAGAGATCAATAAATGATAAGTTTTATCCGCTGAAGCTCGTTGATTTTTGGCCTGGGTTGCCAAAACTTCCTGAACTGCCCAGAGGGGATCGATACTGTTGCAATTTGCCAGGCTAATTTTACCCACCCGTTCCTGCTTGTCCTGAGGATTAGTGATGTATTGGACGAGGCAAGAAAAGCTGCTCAGTCGTGTAGTCTTCATGGGGATATGGCGAATAATCATAGCTTTTTCACCACATCAAACATTGCCTCCTGCAAAACCCTGATTTTCTTGAGCAGGGTCATTATCGTGGCATGGTCAAAATGGGCGACACGCTTATCCTGAGTCAACCAGAGTTTTAACAACCCACCAAGCCTGCCAACATCGGCATTGATTTTAGCCAGCTGGATTACATGGTCTTTATCAATAGCACTTTGCAGCTGATAGCCAAGGCTGATCCGTCTTAGGTATTCCGCAATTGACAAACCAGCATTGGCCGCATTGGCTTTAATTTGTGTTTCTTCATCGGGAAGAACAGGAACGCGCAGGTGACGACCGTTTTTTCTGGTGGGGGATTTGACTATATTGTCCATAAGGATGCTGACCTCTTAACAAAGTGGTTTGCAATCCTTTGGGTATCAAGTTATGACCTCAAATCACTGGATCCCCGTTGAGCACCGAAGGTGCGAATAAGGCTTGTGAAGGTTGATGACCAGCTTGCTGGTTAGCTAACTTCACCTATCTTGCCCAGTGTTTTGAGTTCACTAAGCGTCATCGTATCAGGTAATTTTATGTAATTTCAAGCTTATTTTATGAAACACCATGTAAATTACGGACAATTACCATAAATTACGATAAATCACACTTGAGTGCGTTTAAGCAGAAACTTAATTACGCCAAAAAGAAAGAAAGTTACACAATCTATTGCAGATCAGGGGGAGATTGCATATTATCGGAGATAACAATAATAATTTGATGATATGACATGGGAAGCTCTCTCAGCGAACGAATCGCAGCAAAGCAGGTGGAAAGAAAAGTCTCTGATAAGTCCGTCAATAAAGCCGCTTTTCTCGCACTCAAACAAGATATCGCTGCAGCATTGGCTGATGGTTGGTCTATAAAGCTTGTCTGGGAAACGCTGGTTGAAGAAGGCAAAATCTCATTTTCATACAAAACATTTTGTGGCTATGTGGCACGTTTGATTGTTACAGAACAAAAGCCATCAATGCAGGAAAACACCAAGGATGATGACAAGGCTAAGAGTAAAGCAAAAACCGAAATTCGAGGCTTTACTTTTAATCCCAAACCCAACCTGGAGGAACTCTTGTAATGGCAAAAATTCATATCACACTGCAAGGCAAAGGCGGTGTTGGCAAATCATTTATTTCAGCAACCACAGCCCAGTACAAACAGCACAAAGGTCAAACCCCACTCTGTATTGACACCGACCCAATCAATTCAACCTTTCATGGCTTTAAAGCTTTAAACGTCAACCATGTTCAAGTCATGAGCGGTGACGAAATCAACCCCCGGTTGTTTGATATCCTTATCGAAAAAATTGCGTCTACCACTGAAGATGTAGTCATCGATAATGGCGCCAGTTCTTTTGTACCGTTCTCACACTACCTTATCAGCAATGAGGTTCCGGCATTACTACAGGAATTAGGCCATGAAATAGTCATCCACACCGTCATTACCGGCGGTCAAGCTATGTTTGATACCATTAACGGCTTCGCCCAACTGATTGATCAGTTTGAAAATGAAGCCCAATTTGTCGTCTGGCTCAATCCCTATTGGGGAGAGATAGAGCATGAAGGCAAATCCTTTGAGCAACTGAAAGCCTACCGCGATAACAAAGACAAAATATCAGCTCTAATCCAAATACCCGATCTGAAAAAAGAAACGTACGGCCGGGATTTAACGGAGATGCTGCAACAAAAGCTGACTTTTGACGAAGTGCTGGGTACGCCAGAAAAAAACATCATGACTCGTCAGCGATTAAAAATCGTACGCGACCAGCTGTTTGGGCAGTTAGATAATGCTCGGGTGATCTAATGACTGATCAATTTGATGCAGTGATTCGTGATATTGCTATCAAGCATGGGGTGGTTTTAAGCAAGGATGATCCGATTCTAATCCTGCAGACCATGAATGACAGATTGATTGAAGAAACCCGACAGGCTCAAGCAGCCATGCTGGCACAGTTCAGAGAGGAAATGGAGAGCATTTCCTCTCAATGGAAAGTTGATGCCAAAGAAAAGGCTGAGAAAGTACTTAATGCCGCTTTAGCTAGTAGTAAAGAAGCTATGAACAAAATGCTGAGGGAAGCTACCAATGAATTTGTTCACGTCATCAAAAATGTGATATCAGATTCACTGACAGAAGCAAAGAATTTGACTCAACAGACGAGTAAAGCAAATCGATTTACATTGTTGACATCAGTTTCAATGGTGGCTATTTCTTGTGCATTTATGTTGTACTTACTTATTAATTTTTCAAGGTAACTCATGTGTCCAATTGGAATACATATTTTTATCTCGAGTTTATAATCACACCATCTTTGCTCTCCCGTTGCTCGACTTGAATTAAATGATGGCTTCGTGTAGTATTCTTGGCCATTCAAATCTGTAAAGAGCAAATAATATGTTGAGTGCTACTGGGCTATGCAATTTGGGACTGGATTACTACATAAGAGAAGATAAAGATAGAGCGCCTGGCGATTATGAAAAAGCTCGTTTATGGTTCGAAAGGGCTTTCGAGAAAGCAAGCTCAGATGCCGCATTTTATCTAGGATTAATGTATCGAGATGGACACGGAGTAGCACCTGATTTCATCAAAGCCGTAGAATATTTTGAAGACAGTCAGGTGATTGCAGAAGAGTGGGAGGAAAAAGCTAGTCCACTCGAACGCTTGTCAGCAGATGAACTCTACAAAATCGGTGAGAGTTTTTATCTTGGACAAAATGGCGTACCTCAAGATTATTTGCGTGCCCGCATCTGGTTTGAAAGAGCCCAAAGCGGAGGATTCGCACAGACATTCGAACAAGGGTACGTAGAAGCCGGCTTTTACTTGGGTCTAATATACAGAGACGGCAAAGGAGTCGCGCCTGATTTCCTCAAAGCCATACAACATTTTGAAGACTGCCATGCGCTTGAAGTAGGGTTGGGGCAAGCAGACCCACTCGAACGCTTGTCAGCAGATGAACTCCGTGTAATCGGTAGAAACTTTTATTGGGGAGAAAATGGCGCACCCAAAAATTATTTGCGTGCCCGCACCTGGTTTGAAAGAGCAAGAAACAAAGGAGATGCAACTGCTTGCTATTATTTGGGAATGATACATCGATACGGTGATTGTGGGCCAATAAGCTACAGTAAAGCGCGAGCCTTTTATGAAGAAAGTGCCAAAAAAGGAGAGCCGAATGCAAAGAGATGTCTGGACGAACTGAATCAACTGGACGCTTATGAGCTGGTTAAAATAGCAGAACCGTATTATAAACCCGGGCCTGACTGTGATTACGATGAAGCCTGCGGGCTTTATGAATGGATACTCGAAAAAGGATTGGATTGTTTTAACCGGGTCCCAAAGCTTTTGAGCCTTGCTGTAGCTATTTTTAATCCCCTTTCGTCGAGACGTCAATTATATACAGAAATTTGTTTGCGAACGGGATTGATGTATATCAGTTCAAAACACCCAAAACCGGATTTTGATAAAGGGATCCGCTACCTGCATCGAGCGGCAAAACTGGGCTATATACCGGCGCAAAAAGCGCTGAACTCCTTAAAACCGGATAATACAACGTCTGCTCTCACGGCTTATGTCATAGGAAACGCTTTTAACCCGAACAGCTCAGACCACACGTTTCGTGAAATTACGCTCAAACCCAATGCTTCTCTGGCTCGTCTTTGGTATGAGGAGGCAGCAAGGAAAGGTGAATATCTTGCCTGTAACGAGCTCGGAGAAATGTATGAAAAAGGCGAAGGTGTAGCCGCCGATCCCGTTAAAGCAGCCCAATATTATCAAAAAGCCATCAATCTTGGGCATCCCGGCACCTGGAGGCTTGATTGCTTATTCATAAGCCACCCGGAAACGAGAGATAAGGCCGCAATCGATCCAACACTCACACTCGGCAAATCTTCA from the Legionella geestiana genome contains:
- the traI gene encoding TraI/MobA(P) family conjugative relaxase; this translates as MIIRHIPMKTTRLSSFSCLVQYITNPQDKQERVGKISLANCNSIDPLWAVQEVLATQAKNQRASADKTYHLLISFAVGEVLSDKLLNVIEEQVVSSVGFKDHQRISTVHHDTDNLHIHVAINKIHPKTLNMIEPYRAYKTFAEVATRLEIEYGLVITNHQTRKGRSENLADDMEQHSGIESLINWMKRHCKDQIEATNSWNGLHQTLAAHGLSIKLRANGFVFCDKKGLMIKASSVSRTFSKKNLLSKLGKFIPSSFQSESNSTNTYRYEPLNKSLSNSEMYARYRDERLKNKIILTDKLKKLRTAKASAIEIAKSRARLKRKALKLMKMPVMQKKYLYTQISKTLLAEIEKIRNNYSNQRQNQIDGHQNRTWADWLRYKAENGDQDALTALRFQNRKNKDKYSLSGNRADKSPVDINFIDSITKEGTEIYKIDKAVIRNNGHEIKISKGGSIDTLIKALEMAQQRYGNCIRVNGSPLFKKIILQIVIQHNLPITFVDPDIETQRTKLKQEANYEHARRNRYGHGRGVVGNDGVAKPGERGKQGKTGTKPNPHRTQSGTPAENQNSLRDLSQLDVVQFSRGSEVLLSDHAHDKLERQRLKPDYHVRRNIFRVRRKLS
- a CDS encoding zincin-like metallopeptidase domain-containing protein encodes the protein MTKMPYHQIVANQIIESLKAGTAPWLKPWEPGTGNGQVPFNPVTGKRYRGINALYLMLNQSDDNRWLTYKQAQSIDAQVRKGEKGTTIQYWKFNEERVKEDEAGRPVLDEQGNSVKMQVNLERPRVFYATVFHASQIENMPALVTKEPDWSMVEKAENLLLQSGATIIHSESDRAFYRLSSDSIHLPPKAQFKSAAHYYATALHELGHWSGHPSRLDRDLGHPFGSEAYAKEELRAEIASMLMGAELGIGHDPSQHTAYIKSWIRVLEDDPLEIFRASADAEKIFNHICALDQVQEIHQAQPIETREDSTIVRSDMKNEQLTTEKTWLSIPFKEKEVAKAQTGKLPDGTSAIAWDKARKCWYANPGVPLDKIKTWLPNSQALAQDEAISPEDEFKEALIGMGAMVSGKPPVMDGKPHRIEMDGDKQGEKAGFYVAHLDGIPAGYIKNNRTGVELKWKSKGYVLTDEQKSALKSNALQNQKNRELEIEDLQRSTAVKLREKLSLMNELTEPTPYLKAKGIQVHSGVYTDEDKHLTCIPATDIEGNLWTVQYIDEDGTKRFAKNARKEGCFHVLGGLDKLANAPVIVIAEGYATAATIKEATELPAVVSAFDSGNLKSVAKALHEKYPHIPMMIAADDDKHIEQSNGMNPGKEKATEAAKAVNGLIILPIFAPNEQSENPRKFSDFNDMAKNSRLGVEGVKRQFKSKMETLTKKHNLLRYSLGGNVLHARYN
- a CDS encoding helix-turn-helix domain-containing protein; this translates as MAAGYHHVTRDIRCQIYALKSMGQSLSKIALAVGRDKSTISREISRNTGGQGYRYKQSDEKAKARRSDASQAPKKLTKEMQSTIREKLLEDWSPDQISGRLKLEGKAISHETIYQFVWRDKRRRQAV
- a CDS encoding TraK family protein, translating into MGSSLSERIAAKQVERKVSDKSVNKAAFLALKQDIAAALADGWSIKLVWETLVEEGKISFSYKTFCGYVARLIVTEQKPSMQENTKDDDKAKSKAKTEIRGFTFNPKPNLEELL
- a CDS encoding class I SAM-dependent methyltransferase, whose translation is MMYGELCTQFYDADKEFAQSNELQLYQDLFGKNDVLFEPMCGSGRLLIPLMQLGYTVHGLDNSPSMLASCRHRAEKLNLIPILTEGTLEDFSNNTKFNGIVIPLGSYQLFYPREHAYKALQIFHNLLFPGGKLVMDLFIPWEAMFENAELDTSARKVQLHQGEIIEIYNETSANKFEQHLLSKTQYKKYSNDTCLLEENEQMDILWYYPFEMRLMLEKYDFKNIKFVTRYLNGGDHLTFIAEV
- a CDS encoding ArsA-related P-loop ATPase; this translates as MAKIHITLQGKGGVGKSFISATTAQYKQHKGQTPLCIDTDPINSTFHGFKALNVNHVQVMSGDEINPRLFDILIEKIASTTEDVVIDNGASSFVPFSHYLISNEVPALLQELGHEIVIHTVITGGQAMFDTINGFAQLIDQFENEAQFVVWLNPYWGEIEHEGKSFEQLKAYRDNKDKISALIQIPDLKKETYGRDLTEMLQQKLTFDEVLGTPEKNIMTRQRLKIVRDQLFGQLDNARVI
- the traJ gene encoding conjugal transfer transcriptional regulator TraJ, encoding MDNIVKSPTRKNGRHLRVPVLPDEETQIKANAANAGLSIAEYLRRISLGYQLQSAIDKDHVIQLAKINADVGRLGGLLKLWLTQDKRVAHFDHATIMTLLKKIRVLQEAMFDVVKKL
- a CDS encoding Rab family GTPase, with the translated sequence MLNLSIGCQEYAHNILIRGGVGYIAEKSPFTGMIINFLNTYCCLYVGLYVRLIVGKYVLYKIVLVGESRSGKTALRLRYIDQRFTDAYMRTIGLDFSQKTRADDECEITLAIWDIDGDNREHLITRGVSRGCHGLIVNFDLSSLDSFQRLEQYMERAVKPNYPENATIMLAANKSDLDPAVDKEAISQFVQEWNQKNPTHQIRRFFATSAKKNTDVTELFDETVLEILRSSHSKAPDEMASLAPDLKTQFKQAYEAKLESDRGKLCGLFRFFAKSRIEDRLDNMSLSDILRHAKSANNRSRAVCVALGWLTPQGHLASSLPEAASEELENAESQNRLANLRAKYQLN
- a CDS encoding MerR family transcriptional regulator; protein product: MIYKIKQLAEMSSVSTKTLRYYDKIGLLKPAYCAKNGYRFYTNDQLLMLQQILFFREIGFKLKDIGEVINSTEFDKISALKIHKKNIIKSILKSRALIETIDKTIGYLNSEITLKENELYMGFEHEQQKSMVTYLSRKMGENANNIIEQCKNNVKELNANDLNVMQEETGIWCQAFRDAIRAGLLPDSVQVQALVDQYYQLRVKRFCNASKDDFIGMIKAEISHPEYEKQYALVHKDFASYFLKSVITYANNNL